Genomic DNA from Luteitalea sp.:
TCAGCGTCGTCTTCCCATGGTCGATGTGCCCGATCGTCCCGATGTTCACGTGCGGCTTCGACCGCTCGAACTTTTCCTTCGCCATCGCCGTATTCTCCGTTCGCGCACGCGAGGGGCGCCGAATCTACCGTCCCGAGGGGGCTAAAGGCCCCTCGCTACGGGCCCCTCGCTCCTCCACCGCCCGACCGAACTTGTCGGGCCTACAAATCCTCATCGACCTTGCACTCGTGCCACGACCTCTTCTGCGACGTTCTGCGGCGCCGGCTCGTAGCGATCGAAGTGCATCGAATACGTCGCCCGGCCCTGCGTCCGTGAGCGCAAGTCGGTCGCGTAGCCGAACATCTCGGAGAGCGGCACGCGCGCATTGATGATTTGCGTGCCGCCGCGCTCCTCCTGACCTTGGATGTGTCCGCGGCGGCTGGCGAGATCGCCCATCACGTCGCCCATGTACTCCTTGGGCACCACCACCTCGACACGCACAATCGGCTCGAGCAGGATGGGCCGCGCCTTCCGCGCTGCATCCTTGAACGCCATCGAGCCGGCAATCTTGAACGCCATCTCCGACGAGTCGACGTCATGGGACGACCCGTCGTAGAGCTCCACGGCCACATCGTCGACCGGGTAGCCGGCCAGCACGCCGGTCGTCAGCGCTTCGCGGATACCCTCGTCGATTGGCTTGATGAACTCCCTCGGAACCGAGCCACCAACAATCGCATTGACGAACTCGTACCCCTCGCCATGCTGGCGCGGCGCGAGACGGATCCTCGCGTGCCCGTACTGGCCGCGGCCACCGGTCTGTCGTATGTAGCGGCCTTCACCTTCGGCCGCCGAGGTGATCGTTTCCTTGTATGCAACCTGCGGCCGGCCGACACTCGCCTCGACGTTGAACTCGCGCTTCAGGCGGTCGACAATGATCTCCAGGTGCAGCTCGCCCATGCCGCCGATGATCGTCTGACCGGTCTGCGTGTCGGTCTTCACGCGGAAGGTGGGATCTTCCGCCATGAGCTTCGCGAGGCCCTGTCCCAGCTTTTCTTGATCCGCTTTGGTCTTTGGCTCGATGGCCAGCGAGATGACCGGCTCCGGAAAATCCATGGACTCGAGCACGACCGGCTGCTTCTCATCGCAGATTGTGTCGCCCGTCATCACGCTCTTGAGCCCCACCGCTGCGGTGATGTCCCCGGCGTAGACCTCTTTGATCTCCTCACGCTTGTTGGCGTGCATCTTCAGGAGACGGCCGATGCGCTCGTGCTTCCCCTTGGTCGAGTTGTACACCGTCGCGCCGGACTTCATCACGCCGGAGTAGACGCGAATGAAGGTGAGCTGACCGACGAACGGGTCGGTCATGATCTTGAACGCGAGGGCCGAGAACGGTGCGTCGTCCGAAGACGGCCGCTCCGCGACGGCCTGCTCCCCATCCTTGCGCGGCTCGAGGCCTTCGATGGGGGGGACGTCGACCGGCGACGGCAAGTAGTCGACCACGGCGTCGAGCAACGGCTGCACGCCCTTGTTCTTGAACGCCGCGCCGCAGAGCACCGGAACGAACACTGCCGCGCTCTGGCGATGGATCGACTCGATCGTGCGCTTGCGCAACGCGGCTCGGATCTCCTCCTCGCCAATGGGCTCGCCCGCCAGGTACTTTTCGAGGACCTTGTCGTCGACCTCGCTCACCTTCTCGATGAGCTGTTCACGATAGTGCGCTGCTTCCTCCTGCAGCGCCGCGGGGATCTCCTCTTCGTGCGATCCCGCACCAAGCGTCTCGTCCATCCACACGAGGGCGCGCATCCGCACGAGATCCACGATGCCGATGAACTTGTCCTCACTGCCAATCGGCAATTGAATCACGACAGGGTTGCCCTGCAGCCGGCTGGCAATCTGCTCGACCGTTCGAGTGAAGTTGGCCCCGACGCGGTCCATCTTGTTGACGAAACAGATCCGGGGCACCCGATACTTGTCCGCTTGCCGCCAGACCGTCTCCGACTGCGGCTCTACACCGGCGACCGCATCGAACACCGCGATGGCGCCATCGAGAACGCGAAGCGAGCGCTCCACCTCGGCCGTGAAGTCCACGTGGCCCGGCGTATCGATGATGTTGATGCGATGGTCCCGCCAGAAGCAGGTGGTCGCGGCAGACGTAATCGTGATGCCACGCTCCTGTTCCTGCTCCATCCAATCCATCACCGCGGTGCCTTCATGCACCTCACCTATCTTGTAGGTGATGCCGGTGTAATACAGGACGCGCTCGGTCGTCGTTGTCTTCCCGGCATCGATGTGCGCCATGATGCCGATGTTGCGCGTTCTGTTCAGTGGTACCGTTCGCGCCATGACTCTCGACTCAGGTAGCGAAGGGGCGTTGAGCCCCTTGCACGCGCGGCCTGCCAGCCTCCGCCAAGGCTACGGCGGGTCCGCCGAAGCGCAAAAGTGCGAAGGCGGAAAGGCCACGCGCGACGTACTCCAATTCGGTGTTACCAGCGATAGTGGGCAAAGGCCTTGTTTGCCTCCGCCATGCGATGTGTGTCTTCTCGCTTCTTCACAGCCCCGCCACGCAGGTTCGACGCATCGAGCAGCTCGTTGGCGAGCCGTTCCTCCATCGTCTTCCCGTCGCCGCGCGACCGCGCCTGTCCCACGAGCCAACGGATCGCCAGCGACAAGCGGCGGTTCGGGTTCACCTCGACGGGCACCTGATAGTTCGACCCGCCGACGCGCCTCGACTTCACCTCGACGCTCGGCTTGGTGTTGTCCACCGCCTTCTTGAACACTTTGATCGGCTCGTCACCAGTCTTGTCCCGGATCATGTCGAAGCTGCGATAGAGAATCCGCTCGGCGACGCTCCGCTTTCCGTCCTTCATGACGACACCGATGAACTTGGTCACCAACGCGCTGTTGTACAGCGGATCCGGCGCCAGCTCCCGTCGCGTGATTTCTCGTCTCCGTGGCATAGCACTTCTCAGGTCCTTGGTTCTTCGTTCTTGGTGCTTGGTGCGCCTAGGCGTTGGGGCGCGGCGAAGCCGCGCCAGAACCAAGCACCAGGGACCGAGAACCAAGTACGCCGTCAGGCCTTGGGTCTCTTCGCTCCGTACTTCGATCGGCCTTGCTTGCGGTTCGTAACGCCCGTCGCATCCAGCGTGCCGCGCACGACGTGATAACGCACACCAGGCAGGTCCTTGACACGACCGCCGCGCACGAGCACGAGCGAGTGCTCCTGCAGGTTATGGCCGACACCGGGGATGTAGGTCGTAACCTCGATCCCGTGCGTCAGCCGGACGCGAGCAACCTTCCGCAGTGCCGAGTTTGGCTTCTTGGGCGTCTGCGTGAAGACGCGGACGCACACGCCGCGCTTTTGTGGACAGCCTTGCAGGGCGGGACTCTTCGTCTTGACCTGCACCTTGTCGCGGCCTTTTCGAACCAACTGGCTGATCGTCGGCACAGCAACTCCAGACACACGCACAGCGACGAGCTTGCATGCCGCTGACGAGACGCCCCAAGCCTAAAAGCTGCGGGCAGCAGCTTGGCACTCGGAGCTCATTCCCCTATTCGCGATATCGTCGTCGAGGCGAACCGACCGTCTCGGCTCGTAACAGGCAGGCCTTCGCCTCGCCGTGGCGAGACGCCCTCCCGGCGCTCGGAGCCAGATAGGGTGTCCTGACTCCTTTAGAACCTGACGAGTGTAGCACTAACCCTCAGGTTTTGTAAACAAGGCTGGATCCACCTTGGCATTGACGGCCACTGCCTGGATCGTGGCTGCCGGGCCAGGCTTACCGTCGATCGTGCTCATGACCTTGAAGGGCACGGTATAGCCCTCGACGGTCCGAAAGTCATCGAAGCGCTGCTCGATCGTGGCGGGCTCCCCGGACGTGCCCATTCCTCGATAGGTCATGCTCAGGATCCGTCCGGTCGCACCATCGATCCCAAGCGTCACCGTATCGTCACTGCGGCTGACATCCACTAGCTGAACAGTAGTCTCGCCAACACTGCCTTTGCCCGTGTGAATGGCCTTGAATCCTGGACGGCCACGCGCGACCAGAATCAGGAGGGGGTCATACCAAGCCTCCCGTTCAACCATCGCGCGCCGGCTCTCCGGCATCGCCATCGTGCCCTGCGGCCCCGTGAGGAACGACGCGTCCGGCGTGACCACGATCGCCGTGGTTCCAACCGCGCTCGTCATCTCCTGATGAACCTTGTTGGGCATCACGACAGTGAGACGCACCTTGACCGCCTGGCCCTGCGGACCGGGCATCTGCATTGTCGCGGTCTGCTGATAGCTCGTCAGGTCGCGCAGCTTCTGGAGACCACCAACAGCGTCGGTCGCCTTGTCCAGCATGGCGTTTGCCGCCATCAAGGCCGCCGGGGAGATCGGCGCCGCCTCCTTGTTGGAGGCACCCGCCGGGCTCGGGGGCTCGCCGCTCGGCTGGCCGCTCGGGGGCTGGCCGCTCGGCTGGCCACTGGGCTGGCCACTGGGCTGGCCACTGGGCGGCGGCGGAATGCTGATGTCGAGGGTGCGGACGGCGCCGAATGCATCCAGCTTCTTGTCGTATTCCTCCCCCGTGCCGACAACAACGATTGAGAAACGATCGGGGTGGATGTACTTCTGCGCAACCGTTCGAACCTGCGAGGTCGTGACCTTCTCGATTTCGGCGCGATAGCGATCCAGCCAGTCGAGCGGCACGTCGTAGTACTCGAAGTCGAGCTGCCGATTGATGACCTGTCCAACGGTGGCGAACTGAAAGACGAACGAGTTGAGGATCGCGGCCTTCCCACGCGCCACCTCCGCATCGGTTGGGGGCTTGGCGGCGCGAATCGCCTCAGCCTCTGCAAGCAGCGCATCGATGCCTGCCCCAGTCGTTTGCGTCCTCGTTGTCATGAACATCGAGAACGGCTGGACTCGGACGAAGCTCGAGTCGACAGAGCCGGAGACGGCGTAAGCGAGACCCTTGGCCGATCGCACGTTAGAGAAGAGACGCGATGCAAAGCTCCCACCCAAGACCTCGTTCAGCACCGCGACGGGAAAGAAGTCCGGATCGCCTGTTCGTAGCTCACCCTGATGCCCAATCGTGATATTGGACTGGTTCACGTCCTTCTTGAGTGCATGATACACACCCGGACGGGGCGTGTCCGGCGGCGGCGGGAACTCTTTCTCGAGCGGCGGCGGCTCCGGTCCCTTCGGCCAGTCTCCGAAGATTTTCTTCACGAGCGCCGTGGCATCCGCCACGGTGATGTCGCCCCAGACGCCAAGGACGATGCGGTTCGGATGAAAGTACTTCTCGTGCCAAGCGACCAGATCTTCGCGTGCGATATTGCCAATCGTTTGGTACGTCGGGACC
This window encodes:
- a CDS encoding elongation factor Tu gives rise to the protein MAKEKFERSKPHVNIGTIGHIDHGKTTL
- the fusA gene encoding elongation factor G; amino-acid sequence: MARTVPLNRTRNIGIMAHIDAGKTTTTERVLYYTGITYKIGEVHEGTAVMDWMEQEQERGITITSAATTCFWRDHRINIIDTPGHVDFTAEVERSLRVLDGAIAVFDAVAGVEPQSETVWRQADKYRVPRICFVNKMDRVGANFTRTVEQIASRLQGNPVVIQLPIGSEDKFIGIVDLVRMRALVWMDETLGAGSHEEEIPAALQEEAAHYREQLIEKVSEVDDKVLEKYLAGEPIGEEEIRAALRKRTIESIHRQSAAVFVPVLCGAAFKNKGVQPLLDAVVDYLPSPVDVPPIEGLEPRKDGEQAVAERPSSDDAPFSALAFKIMTDPFVGQLTFIRVYSGVMKSGATVYNSTKGKHERIGRLLKMHANKREEIKEVYAGDITAAVGLKSVMTGDTICDEKQPVVLESMDFPEPVISLAIEPKTKADQEKLGQGLAKLMAEDPTFRVKTDTQTGQTIIGGMGELHLEIIVDRLKREFNVEASVGRPQVAYKETITSAAEGEGRYIRQTGGRGQYGHARIRLAPRQHGEGYEFVNAIVGGSVPREFIKPIDEGIREALTTGVLAGYPVDDVAVELYDGSSHDVDSSEMAFKIAGSMAFKDAARKARPILLEPIVRVEVVVPKEYMGDVMGDLASRRGHIQGQEERGGTQIINARVPLSEMFGYATDLRSRTQGRATYSMHFDRYEPAPQNVAEEVVARVQGR
- the rpsG gene encoding 30S ribosomal protein S7 translates to MPRRREITRRELAPDPLYNSALVTKFIGVVMKDGKRSVAERILYRSFDMIRDKTGDEPIKVFKKAVDNTKPSVEVKSRRVGGSNYQVPVEVNPNRRLSLAIRWLVGQARSRGDGKTMEERLANELLDASNLRGGAVKKREDTHRMAEANKAFAHYRW
- a CDS encoding 30S ribosomal protein S12 is translated as MPTISQLVRKGRDKVQVKTKSPALQGCPQKRGVCVRVFTQTPKKPNSALRKVARVRLTHGIEVTTYIPGVGHNLQEHSLVLVRGGRVKDLPGVRYHVVRGTLDATGVTNRKQGRSKYGAKRPKA